From Aquabacter sp. L1I39, the proteins below share one genomic window:
- a CDS encoding glycosyl transferase family protein: MLSAVLMYPFAFYYAAVEWIAAVVAVLIMISSLDDLFIDAYYWVREIVRALTIKRAPHYKPLTAEGLREAPEKPIAIMVPAWMEANVIAVMLDTMVGTLEYRNYQIFVGTYPNDEATITEVERMKRRFKQLQRVEVPHPGPTCKADCLNWVVQAIFLYEQQHNVEFAGVVLHDCEDVIHPLELHLFNYLVHRKELVQIPVMSLERDWYELVAGTYMDEFAEWHAKDLPVRESLSGMVPSAGVGTCFSRKALLALCEETNNQPFNTDSLTEDYDIGLRLTRRNMKSIFVRFPVHYRVVRKSWFGAADKPTTITMPLCVREFFPDTFRAAYRQKARWTLGIALQSWVQLGWPGSWATKYLLFRDRKSIVTSLVSILAYFVLLNFLGFFIAAELGFGRERFPPMFVNNDFMIFVLFFNFIAFTLRVVQRMYFVGILYGWQQGLLSLPRMVISNAVNFMAAARAWKLFIASLLFGTRVTWDKTTHAFPTTAQLAKRRARLGELLRAWQVVDEAKLDAALEQQEQTQLPLGRLLVAQGWLDDDTLAEAIAAQEDLPRVFLTADKIQRHGRDVPLELCVRYRCVPIGPDADGAPRVAVGGPLRGEAVTALAAALGQPPIQCVARESEIAAALRLLTGASETFDAQTTPPLLGDVLIALGLVQRDAFEAAMLDYHPERDGRIGEHLLHRGVVTPDALRQGLEAQRARAAA; this comes from the coding sequence ATGCTGAGCGCCGTGCTCATGTATCCCTTCGCCTTCTATTATGCGGCGGTGGAATGGATCGCGGCCGTGGTGGCCGTGCTCATCATGATCTCAAGCCTCGATGACCTGTTCATCGACGCCTATTACTGGGTGCGGGAGATCGTCCGCGCCCTCACCATCAAGCGCGCGCCCCATTACAAGCCGCTGACGGCGGAAGGGCTGCGGGAGGCGCCGGAAAAGCCCATCGCCATCATGGTGCCGGCCTGGATGGAGGCCAATGTCATCGCGGTGATGCTCGACACCATGGTGGGCACGCTGGAGTATCGCAACTACCAGATCTTCGTCGGCACCTATCCCAACGACGAGGCCACCATCACCGAGGTGGAGCGCATGAAGCGTCGCTTCAAGCAGCTTCAGCGGGTGGAGGTGCCCCATCCCGGCCCCACCTGCAAGGCGGACTGCCTGAACTGGGTGGTGCAGGCCATCTTCCTCTACGAGCAGCAGCACAACGTGGAGTTCGCTGGCGTGGTGCTGCACGACTGCGAGGACGTGATCCACCCGCTGGAATTACACCTCTTCAACTATCTGGTGCATCGCAAGGAGCTGGTGCAGATCCCGGTCATGTCGCTGGAGCGCGACTGGTACGAGCTGGTGGCCGGCACCTATATGGACGAGTTCGCCGAGTGGCACGCCAAGGACCTGCCGGTGCGCGAGAGCCTGTCGGGCATGGTGCCCTCGGCCGGGGTGGGCACCTGCTTCTCCCGCAAGGCGCTCCTTGCGCTGTGCGAGGAGACCAACAACCAGCCCTTCAACACCGACAGCCTGACCGAGGACTATGACATCGGCCTGCGCCTGACGCGCCGGAACATGAAGTCCATCTTCGTGCGCTTCCCCGTCCATTACCGGGTGGTGCGCAAGAGCTGGTTCGGCGCCGCCGACAAGCCCACGACCATCACCATGCCCTTGTGCGTGCGTGAGTTCTTTCCCGACACCTTCCGCGCCGCCTATCGCCAGAAGGCGCGCTGGACCTTGGGCATCGCCCTCCAGAGCTGGGTGCAACTGGGCTGGCCGGGCTCCTGGGCGACCAAATACCTCCTGTTCCGCGACCGCAAGTCCATCGTCACCTCGCTGGTCTCCATCCTCGCCTATTTCGTGCTGTTGAACTTCCTGGGCTTCTTCATTGCGGCCGAGCTGGGCTTTGGGCGCGAGCGCTTCCCGCCCATGTTCGTCAATAACGACTTCATGATCTTCGTCCTGTTCTTCAACTTCATCGCCTTCACGCTGCGGGTGGTGCAGCGCATGTATTTCGTCGGCATCCTCTATGGCTGGCAGCAGGGCCTGCTCTCTTTGCCGCGCATGGTGATTTCCAATGCCGTGAACTTCATGGCGGCGGCGCGCGCCTGGAAGCTGTTCATCGCCTCGCTCCTGTTCGGCACCCGCGTCACCTGGGACAAGACCACCCATGCCTTCCCGACCACGGCGCAGCTGGCCAAGCGCCGGGCCCGGCTCGGGGAATTGCTGCGCGCCTGGCAGGTGGTGGACGAGGCCAAGCTCGATGCGGCGCTGGAGCAGCAGGAACAGACCCAATTGCCGCTGGGGCGCCTGCTGGTGGCGCAAGGCTGGCTCGACGACGACACGCTGGCCGAGGCCATCGCCGCCCAGGAGGACCTGCCGCGCGTCTTCCTGACGGCGGACAAGATCCAGCGCCACGGGCGCGATGTGCCGCTTGAGTTGTGCGTGCGCTATCGCTGCGTGCCCATCGGACCGGATGCGGACGGGGCGCCGCGCGTCGCGGTGGGCGGTCCCCTTCGGGGCGAGGCTGTGACGGCGCTGGCGGCCGCCTTGGGCCAGCCGCCTATTCAGTGCGTGGCCCGGGAGAGCGAGATCGCCGCTGCCTTGCGCCTGCTGACCGGTGCGTCCGAGACCTTCGACGCGCAGACCACCCCGCCGCTGCTCGGCGACGTGCTGATCGCCCTCGGCCTCGTGCAGCGCGACGCCTTCGAGGCGGCCATGCTGGACTATCATCCCGAACGCGACGGGCGCATCGGCGAGCATCTGCTCCATCGGGGCGTCGTCACGCCCGATGCCCTGCGCCAGGGGCTGGAGGCCCAGAGGGCGCGGGCGGCGGCCTGA
- the araD gene encoding L-arabinonate dehydratase, whose product MPEHKKTPQTLRSARWFSADDLRGFGHRSRILQMGYAHSDFVGRPAIAIVNTWSGINPCHAHFKERVEDVKKGVLQAGGFPIELPALSLAENFVKPTTMLYRNFLAMETEELIRSHPVDGVVLMGGCDKTTPALIMGAISAGLPAIFVPAGPMLRGNWKGKVLGSGSDAWKFWDERRAGNITDQDWKDIEGGIARSYGHCMTMGTASTMTAIAEAIGFTMPGASSIPAADAGHMRMAAEAGRRIIDMVWEDLKPADILTRDSFENAIAVAMAMGCSTNAIIHVLAMSRRAGCPVTLDDFEAASRKVPTLANVRPTGDTYLMEDFFYAGGLTALMNRIGGHLHLDALTVSGRTVGENIAGAEVYNDDVIRTPDRPATDQSALAVLKGNLAPEGCVIKPGCCEPRLLKHAGPALVFDDYPAMKAAIDDENLDVTPDHVLVLRNAGPLGGPGMPEWGMLPLPKKLVKQGVRDMMRISDARMSGTSYGACVLHVSPESYLGGPLALVQTGDIIAVDVAARSIHLQVDEAELERRRAALSPPPPRYERGYGWMFSRHIKQAHEGCDFDFLETSFGAPAGEPDIF is encoded by the coding sequence ATGCCAGAGCATAAGAAGACACCGCAGACCCTGCGCAGCGCGCGCTGGTTCTCCGCCGACGATTTGCGCGGCTTCGGCCACCGTTCCCGCATTCTCCAGATGGGCTATGCCCATTCCGATTTCGTCGGCCGGCCCGCCATTGCGATCGTCAACACCTGGTCGGGCATCAATCCCTGCCACGCCCATTTCAAGGAGCGGGTGGAGGACGTGAAGAAGGGGGTGCTGCAGGCGGGCGGCTTTCCCATCGAGCTGCCGGCGCTCTCGCTGGCCGAGAATTTCGTCAAGCCTACCACCATGCTCTACCGCAACTTCCTCGCCATGGAGACGGAGGAGCTGATCCGCTCCCATCCGGTGGATGGCGTGGTGCTCATGGGCGGCTGCGACAAGACCACCCCCGCCCTCATCATGGGCGCCATCAGCGCCGGCCTGCCCGCCATTTTCGTGCCCGCCGGGCCCATGCTGCGGGGCAATTGGAAGGGCAAGGTGCTGGGCTCGGGCTCGGATGCCTGGAAGTTCTGGGACGAACGCCGCGCCGGCAACATCACCGACCAGGACTGGAAAGACATTGAGGGCGGCATCGCCCGCTCCTACGGCCATTGCATGACCATGGGCACGGCCTCCACCATGACGGCCATTGCCGAGGCCATCGGCTTCACCATGCCCGGCGCCTCCTCCATTCCGGCGGCGGATGCGGGGCACATGCGCATGGCGGCGGAAGCGGGCCGGCGCATCATCGACATGGTCTGGGAGGATCTCAAACCCGCCGACATCCTCACCCGCGACAGCTTCGAGAATGCCATCGCGGTGGCCATGGCCATGGGCTGCTCCACCAATGCCATCATCCATGTGCTGGCCATGTCCCGCCGCGCCGGCTGCCCGGTGACCCTCGATGATTTCGAGGCGGCGAGCCGCAAGGTCCCCACCTTGGCCAATGTGCGGCCCACCGGCGACACCTACCTCATGGAGGATTTCTTCTATGCGGGCGGCCTCACGGCGCTGATGAACCGCATCGGCGGCCACCTGCACCTTGACGCCCTCACCGTCTCCGGCCGCACCGTGGGCGAGAATATTGCCGGGGCCGAGGTCTATAATGACGATGTCATCCGCACGCCCGACCGCCCCGCCACCGACCAGAGCGCCCTTGCGGTTCTGAAGGGGAATCTGGCGCCCGAGGGCTGCGTCATCAAGCCGGGCTGCTGCGAGCCGCGCCTCCTGAAGCATGCCGGCCCCGCCTTGGTCTTCGACGACTATCCCGCCATGAAGGCGGCCATCGACGACGAAAACCTGGACGTCACGCCCGACCATGTGCTGGTGTTGCGCAATGCGGGGCCGCTGGGCGGGCCGGGCATGCCGGAATGGGGCATGCTGCCGCTGCCGAAGAAGCTGGTGAAGCAGGGCGTGCGGGACATGATGCGCATCTCGGACGCCCGCATGAGTGGCACCTCCTATGGCGCCTGCGTGCTCCATGTCTCGCCCGAATCCTATCTGGGCGGGCCGCTGGCCTTGGTCCAAACGGGCGATATCATCGCGGTGGACGTGGCGGCCCGCAGCATCCACCTTCAGGTGGACGAGGCCGAGCTGGAGCGCCGCCGGGCCGCCCTCTCCCCGCCGCCGCCGCGCTATGAGCGCGGCTATGGCTGGATGTTCTCCCGCCACATCAAGCAGGCGCATGAAGGGTGCGACTTCGACTTCCTGGAAACCAGCTTCGGCGCCCCCGCGGGCGAACCGGACATCTTCTGA
- a CDS encoding aldolase/citrate lyase family protein yields MELPVNTFKAAIHARRQQIGLWCSIPSNFTAEILANSGFDWLLIDTEHTPNELANVYSQLQAVNGGTAHPIVRIPWNDAVVIKRYLDAGVQTFLIPMVQNAEEARAAVAATRYPPKGIRGFASAARSSRFGRVKDYYSKCEQELCVLVQVETQTALDNLEEICAVEGVDGVFIGPGDLSASIGYLGRQGEEAVVTLIEGAIGRITKAGNRAGILTPDATLARRYMAAGCVFTAVGSDSGLLVRHSEALAQSFKAG; encoded by the coding sequence GTGGAATTGCCCGTCAATACCTTCAAGGCCGCCATCCATGCCCGCCGCCAGCAGATCGGGCTGTGGTGCTCCATTCCGTCCAACTTCACCGCCGAGATCCTCGCCAATTCCGGCTTCGACTGGCTGCTCATCGACACCGAGCACACCCCCAACGAGCTGGCCAATGTCTACAGCCAGCTCCAGGCGGTGAATGGCGGCACGGCCCATCCCATCGTGCGCATTCCCTGGAACGATGCGGTGGTGATCAAGCGCTATCTGGATGCGGGCGTGCAGACCTTCCTCATCCCCATGGTGCAGAATGCGGAGGAGGCCCGCGCGGCGGTGGCCGCCACGCGCTACCCGCCCAAGGGCATCCGGGGCTTTGCCTCGGCCGCGCGCTCCTCGCGCTTTGGCCGGGTGAAGGACTATTATTCCAAGTGCGAGCAGGAATTGTGCGTGCTGGTGCAGGTGGAGACCCAGACCGCCCTCGATAATCTGGAAGAGATCTGCGCGGTGGAAGGCGTGGACGGGGTCTTCATCGGCCCCGGGGACCTGTCCGCCTCCATCGGCTATCTGGGCCGGCAGGGGGAAGAGGCGGTGGTGACCCTCATCGAGGGCGCCATCGGTCGCATCACCAAGGCCGGCAACCGGGCGGGCATCCTGACCCCCGACGCGACGCTCGCCCGCCGCTACATGGCGGCCGGCTGCGTGTTCACGGCAGTGGGCTCCGACAGCGGCCTTCTGGTGCGCCATTCCGAGGCACTGGCCCAGTCTTTCAAGGCGGGCTGA
- a CDS encoding GntR family transcriptional regulator: MLDLQTLPPNLPRPARDRSRQAAPQVFDYLREKIVSLVLPPGTVLPRAALQDLFGVSSTPVRDALMRLEEEGLVDVFPQHATRVSPIDLSQARRAQFLRRSIEQEAVRLLCEQERRAEAVAALRAVLARQSAFLEVGDLEAFDGEDRAFHATLCEAAGAAELWALVRRWSGHIDRLRRLNLPIAGKAPQIVRDHTAIADAVAQGDAPAAQAAVRDHLSRSLASAEGMRRSHPDYFRD; this comes from the coding sequence ATGCTGGATCTCCAGACCCTGCCCCCCAATCTGCCGCGCCCCGCCCGTGACCGCTCGCGGCAGGCGGCGCCGCAGGTGTTCGACTATCTGCGCGAGAAGATCGTCTCCCTGGTGCTGCCGCCCGGCACCGTCCTGCCCCGCGCCGCGCTCCAGGACCTGTTCGGCGTCTCCTCCACCCCCGTGCGCGACGCCCTCATGCGGCTGGAGGAAGAAGGACTGGTGGATGTCTTCCCCCAGCATGCCACGCGCGTGAGCCCCATCGACCTCTCCCAGGCCCGGCGCGCCCAATTCCTGCGCCGCTCCATTGAGCAGGAGGCGGTGCGCCTTCTGTGCGAACAGGAGAGGCGGGCCGAGGCCGTGGCCGCCCTGCGCGCCGTCCTCGCCCGCCAATCCGCCTTCTTGGAGGTGGGGGACCTGGAGGCGTTCGACGGCGAGGACCGGGCCTTCCATGCCACCTTGTGCGAGGCGGCCGGCGCGGCCGAGCTCTGGGCCCTGGTGCGTCGCTGGAGCGGGCATATCGACCGGCTGCGACGGCTCAACCTGCCCATTGCCGGCAAGGCGCCGCAGATCGTCCGCGACCACACCGCCATCGCCGACGCCGTCGCCCAGGGCGACGCCCCCGCCGCCCAGGCCGCCGTCCGCGACCACCTCTCCCGCTCGCTCGCCTCCGCCGAGGGCATGCGGCGGAGCCATCCGGATTATTTCAGGGATTGA
- a CDS encoding pyridoxal phosphate-dependent aminotransferase, protein MLTTVAAFDRIGEENAFAVLARATVLAGQGKDIINLGIGQPDFRTPEHIVEAAVKALQDGQHGYTPSVGILPLREAVARDLNRRYGVEVDPGLVMIVPGGKVTMYAAIRLFGEPGAEILYPDPGFPIYRSMIEHTGATPVAVPIREENGFAFSAEETLALITPATRLLIINSPANPTGGVTPKAEIDKLVKGLAAHPHVAIMSDEIYDHFVFDGEQHQTLLAYPEIRDRLILLNGWSKTYAMTGWRLGYSIWPQALYDQVRKLSVNAWSCVNAATQYAGIAALEGPQQPVADMVSEFNARRRIVVDGLNALPGVSCATPKGAFYAFPNVSGTGWRSAKALASALLEEAGVAVIGGPDFGIHGEGYIRLSYANSADNIRIALDRMGAFLARRDAA, encoded by the coding sequence ATGCTCACCACCGTCGCCGCCTTTGATCGCATCGGCGAGGAGAATGCCTTTGCCGTTCTTGCCCGCGCCACGGTGCTGGCGGGGCAGGGGAAGGACATCATCAATCTGGGCATCGGCCAGCCGGATTTCCGCACGCCCGAGCATATCGTCGAAGCGGCGGTCAAAGCGCTCCAGGACGGGCAGCACGGCTATACGCCCTCGGTGGGCATCCTGCCTCTGCGCGAGGCGGTGGCGCGTGATCTGAACCGCCGCTATGGCGTGGAGGTGGATCCGGGCCTCGTCATGATCGTGCCCGGCGGCAAGGTCACCATGTATGCGGCCATCCGCCTGTTCGGTGAGCCCGGCGCGGAGATCCTCTATCCCGATCCCGGCTTCCCCATCTACCGCTCCATGATCGAGCATACGGGCGCCACCCCGGTGGCGGTGCCGATCCGTGAGGAGAACGGCTTTGCCTTCTCGGCGGAGGAGACCTTGGCGCTCATTACCCCGGCGACGCGGCTCCTCATCATCAACTCGCCCGCCAACCCGACCGGCGGCGTTACCCCCAAGGCAGAGATCGACAAATTGGTGAAGGGGCTCGCCGCCCATCCACACGTCGCCATCATGTCGGACGAGATCTACGACCATTTCGTCTTCGACGGCGAGCAGCACCAGACGCTTCTGGCCTATCCCGAGATCCGCGACCGGCTGATCCTGCTGAACGGCTGGTCCAAGACCTATGCCATGACCGGCTGGCGCCTCGGCTATTCCATCTGGCCGCAGGCGCTCTATGACCAGGTGCGCAAGCTCTCGGTGAATGCCTGGTCATGCGTGAACGCGGCCACCCAATATGCCGGCATCGCGGCCCTTGAAGGCCCCCAGCAGCCGGTGGCGGACATGGTGTCTGAGTTCAATGCCCGCCGCCGCATCGTGGTGGATGGGCTGAATGCCTTGCCGGGCGTGTCCTGCGCTACGCCGAAGGGCGCCTTCTATGCCTTCCCCAACGTATCGGGCACCGGCTGGCGCTCGGCCAAGGCGCTGGCCTCCGCGCTTCTGGAGGAGGCGGGCGTCGCGGTGATCGGCGGGCCGGACTTCGGCATCCATGGCGAGGGCTATATCCGCCTGTCCTATGCCAATTCGGCGGACAATATCCGCATCGCCCTCGACCGCATGGGCGCCTTCCTCGCCCGCCGCGACGCGGCCTGA
- a CDS encoding lysozyme inhibitor LprI family protein — translation MAAARRERGGGWRRAGLGLAVGLAVGAGLVLFAQARLAPLVVTWVNEVLGDQAPAGGPSHPTGPTPAQVLTHHLTPLPARDRASERPQEASGPAAAWPLGERCPRDTLFPREFNRCLFDAVRLSDTVLNAALDTAIEVIEARVDLMPTQRARWKGQLQETHSRFLLFRNMDCQSVAPFEGGRAIGNFEQRSLCLIVTNERRAQDLRLRYGEVPPIPTAPVAVAPVVNVGLRPATWLQGTAPPVD, via the coding sequence ATGGCGGCGGCGCGCCGGGAACGGGGAGGGGGCTGGAGGCGCGCCGGGCTCGGGCTGGCGGTGGGTCTCGCTGTGGGCGCCGGCCTAGTCCTGTTCGCGCAGGCGCGGCTCGCCCCGCTTGTGGTGACCTGGGTGAATGAGGTCCTTGGGGATCAAGCTCCCGCCGGTGGTCCCTCGCATCCGACCGGGCCGACGCCGGCGCAGGTGCTGACCCATCACTTGACCCCCCTGCCGGCGCGGGATCGCGCCTCCGAGCGTCCGCAGGAGGCCTCCGGCCCTGCCGCCGCCTGGCCGCTGGGAGAGCGCTGCCCGCGCGACACGCTGTTCCCGCGCGAGTTCAACCGCTGCCTCTTCGATGCGGTGCGCCTCAGCGACACCGTGCTGAATGCCGCGCTCGACACGGCCATCGAGGTGATCGAGGCGCGCGTCGATCTCATGCCCACCCAGCGCGCCCGCTGGAAGGGGCAGTTGCAGGAGACCCATTCGCGCTTCCTCCTGTTCCGCAACATGGATTGTCAGTCGGTCGCCCCCTTTGAGGGTGGCCGGGCCATCGGCAATTTCGAGCAGCGTTCGCTGTGCCTCATCGTGACCAATGAGCGGCGGGCGCAGGATTTGCGGCTGCGCTATGGCGAGGTGCCGCCCATCCCGACGGCGCCGGTGGCGGTGGCGCCGGTGGTGAATGTGGGCCTGCGCCCTGCCACCTGGCTCCAAGGCACCGCACCTCCGGTGGATTGA
- a CDS encoding Bug family tripartite tricarboxylate transporter substrate binding protein: protein MPPFKLLCAALVGAALASPCLTAPALAAGYPDRPVTVVVPFPAGGASDSTARFMQPKMSETLGQPVVIDNRAGANGANGASHVAKSPADGYTLLVGSIGVFAINPALMPNLSYSPQKEFDLLTVAVRTPNVLVANPNFPANTVAELIAYMKANPGKVTFASSGIGSSDHLTAALFWQKTKTQGLHVPYKGGGPAISDLIGGHADVSFQNLGSVASQVKGGKLKILAVTAAERTSLFPDTPTMAQAGVPGLEVYSWQAAAGPKGLPADVKAKLVAAFKAALTDPDVIRKFNDIGFQVVNSTPAEFEAFQAKEQAMWKGVIDEGKISPTQ from the coding sequence ATGCCACCGTTCAAGCTCTTATGCGCGGCCCTCGTGGGCGCCGCGCTCGCTTCGCCGTGCCTGACCGCGCCCGCTCTGGCCGCCGGCTATCCAGACCGGCCGGTCACCGTGGTCGTGCCCTTTCCGGCTGGGGGCGCGTCCGACAGCACGGCGCGCTTCATGCAGCCCAAGATGAGCGAGACCCTCGGCCAGCCCGTGGTGATCGACAACCGGGCCGGGGCCAACGGCGCCAATGGGGCGAGCCATGTGGCCAAGTCCCCGGCCGACGGCTACACGCTGCTGGTGGGCTCCATCGGCGTCTTCGCCATCAATCCGGCGCTGATGCCCAACCTTTCCTACAGCCCGCAGAAGGAGTTTGACCTCCTGACGGTTGCTGTGCGCACCCCCAACGTGCTGGTGGCGAACCCCAACTTCCCGGCCAATACGGTGGCCGAGCTGATCGCCTACATGAAGGCCAATCCCGGCAAGGTGACGTTCGCCTCCTCCGGCATCGGCTCCTCCGACCACCTCACCGCCGCCCTGTTCTGGCAGAAGACCAAGACGCAGGGCCTGCACGTGCCCTACAAAGGCGGCGGCCCGGCCATTTCCGACCTGATCGGCGGCCATGCGGACGTTTCGTTCCAGAATCTGGGCTCCGTGGCGAGCCAGGTGAAGGGCGGCAAGCTGAAGATCCTCGCAGTCACCGCGGCAGAGCGCACCTCGCTCTTCCCCGACACCCCCACCATGGCGCAGGCCGGCGTGCCCGGGCTCGAGGTCTATTCCTGGCAGGCAGCCGCCGGCCCCAAGGGCCTGCCGGCGGATGTGAAGGCCAAGCTCGTCGCCGCGTTCAAGGCCGCCCTCACGGACCCGGACGTGATCCGTAAGTTCAACGATATCGGCTTCCAGGTGGTCAACAGCACGCCCGCCGAGTTCGAGGCCTTTCAGGCCAAAGAGCAGGCCATGTGGAAAGGCGTGATCGACGAGGGCAAGATCAGCCCCACGCAGTGA